One genomic window of Ziziphus jujuba cultivar Dongzao chromosome 4, ASM3175591v1 includes the following:
- the LOC107415920 gene encoding uncharacterized protein LOC107415920 isoform X2, translated as MNEIKSKERARQSIPTGMSKSSLFSSGFPSVDDKRSWDFSKLPSASSNYGSSTDFIQSHCNSMVKGKITQSSFGPMQNGVRLKDYEPLDSKSSKFERRLFDLERPAHEYINDDDLQGDSEMSRAAGCQFNKSNVATHATDDNLSNHTCDNSGYSGHPLKSSLYSRRALNFTDLNEPIEVEEVCASASVTSLRNETCLKGEIQRQSTSTNAHIGTWSSETRKDEGLSILHVMNKGSQKEWSSYTSETEQIRSKRSYFDGSFHLEDYQEPLESSRSKAKASDLVMSFPAVQNTTEKQMKRTIFGVEISETNNDSSTMAPKRHVLQNTLVPQSEAANSDSSTISSWTRPPVSMNQTSISVQGQADFSTSSSISLMQIPQVIGDRSLVTTNSGSIPNLKAEVSYQDSDRVATQSRTNQLQACHSSISFGFPNGITDHNSSSEQIGTGPRGYFWGLGCMTDPKSMKTCKENVVSVNEQRNQKSPYGALSWLRAVTPCDGKSCKDEAEGTQQIKINSLQNYSQHFISQTDTRRAPSQSSIIGSASTALGHDTESRRVEKNDCSSMTMILGFPIFDSPTKPGCVDSVIANGNHVKIASVKSDLACDQVSSRSTEQLKVEGLDVAKELVNDRSNLRNQIDLNISTAEEEGQPTPTSPIAKNKTQIDLEAAVETEIATSPGRDSLEKKCNEPLDLTVLEFGQPSEGLMVVAAEALVAISSSRRHDLQDNASHDLQENGSCHQSEASPSDSLLWFADIVSSYKGESENETRMGKESARDEESIPDGIDYFEYMTLNLTETKVEDICYEHQNLDNPEEEEDPLPRRPRKGQSRRGRQRKDFQRDILPSIASLSRNEVTEDLQIIEGIIRATGGTWQSSLTTRNAGKSGRGRGRRRARCSAPSSPVAVVCEPQVQQSNCREAEGEERSLVRWGKRTRRPPRLRYSLNNPPVLLK; from the exons ATGAATGaaatcaaaagcaaagaaagagcCAGACAATCAATACCCACAGGAATGTCAAAATCAAGTTTGTTTTCATCTGGTTTTCCATCTGTGGATGATAAAAGAAGTTGGGACTTCTCTAAATTACCCTCGGCCAGTTCCAATTATGGTTCAAGCACTGATTTCATTCAATCTCACTGTAATTCCATGGTGAAAGGGAAAATCACACAATCCAGTTTTGGTCCTATGCAAAATGGTGTGAGGTTGAAGGATTATGAACCTTTGGATTCCAAATCCAGTAAGTTTGAAAGAAGATTGTTTGATCTTGAACGTCCAGCGCATGAGTACATCAATGATGATGATTTGCAAGGAGATTCTGAAATGTCAAGAGCTGCCGGATGTCAATTTAACAAGAGTAACGTGGCTACTCATGCTACAGATGACAATCTGTCTAATCATACTTGTGATAACTCTGGTTATAGTGGTCATCCTTTGAAATCGAGTTTGTATTCAAGGAGAGCACTAAACTTCACTGATTTGAATGAACCCATTGAGGTTGAGGAAGTGTGTGCATCAGCTTCTGTTACTAGTCTACGCAATGAGACCTGCTTGAAAGGGGAAATACAAAGGCAATCTACATCTACAAATGCACATATAGGAACATGGTCCTCTGAAACTAGAAAGGATGAAGGACTTAGCATTCTGCATGTAATGAACAAAGGGAGCCAAAAAGAATGGTCATCTTATACTTCTGAAACTG AGCAAATCAGAAGCAAGAGAAGTTATTTTGATGGAAGTTTTCATCTTGAAGATTATCAGGAGCCATTGGAATCATCAAGAAGTAAAGCTAAAGCAAGTGACCTTGTTATGAGTTTCCCTGCTGTTCAGAATACAACAGAGAAACAGATGAAGAGGACAATTTTTGGTGTAGAAATCTCTGAAACAAATAATGATTCATCTACTATGGCTCCAAAAAGACATGTGTTGCAGAATACACTTGTTCCTCAGTCTGAGGCAGCTAACTCTGATTCATCCACAATTTCATCTTGGACGAGACCTCCAGTTAGTATGAACCAGACATCAATTTCAGTTCAAGGGCAAGCTGACTTTAGTACCTCTAGTTCAATATCATTAATGCAGATTCCTCAAGTTATTGGAGACAGGTCGCTTGTAACAACTAATTCAGGatcaattcctaatttaaaagcTGAAGTTTCCTATCAAGATAGTGATCGTGTTGCTACGCAGTCCAGAACCAACCAATTACAGGCTTGTCATTCCTCAATCAGCTTTGGGTTTCCAAATGGCATCACAGACCACAATTCTTCTTCTGAACAAATTGGAACGGGCCCTCGAGGATACTTTTGGGGTCTGGGTTGCATGACAGATCCAAAATCTATGAAGACTTGCAAAGAAAATGTTGTTTCAGTCAATGAGCAAAGGAATCAGAAGAGCCCATATGGGGCATTGTCTTGGCTCAGAGCAGTGACTCCTTGTGATGGAAAATCTTGCAAAGATGAAGCTGAAGGAactcaacaaataaaaataaattctttgcAAAACTATTCTCAACACTTCATCAGTCAAACTGATACAAGGAGGGCTCCCTCACAATCTTCTATCATAGGTTCTGCATCAACAGCACTGGGCCATGATACTGAGAGCAGAAGAGTTGAAAAAAATGACTGCTCAAGCATGACAATGATACTTGGTTTTCCCATATTTGACTCCCCCACAAAACCTGGATGTGTGGATTCTGTCATAGCTAATGGTAACCATGTTAAAATTGCATCGGTTAAAAGTGATTTGGCTTGTGATCAAGTGTCATCCAGATCTACCGAGCAACTAAAAGTTGAAGGCTTGGATGTGGCAAAGGAATTGGTCAACGACAGAAGTAATTTAAGAAATCAGATTGACTTAAATATAAGTACAGCTGAAGAAGAGGGTCAACCAACACCCACTTCTCCAATTGCGAAGAATAAAACTCAGATAGATTTGGAGGCAGCAGTTGAAACAGAAATAGCCACTTCTCCTGGGAGAGACTCTTTGGAAAAGAAATGCAACGAACCTTTAGACTTGACGGTGCTTGAATTCGGGCAGCCTAGTGAAGGGCTCATGGTGGTTGCAGCTGAGGCTCTAGTTGCCATTTCATCTTCTCGTAGGCATGATTTGCAAGATAATGCTTCACATGATCTTCAAGAAAATGGAAGTTGTCACCAATCAGAGGCTTCACCAAGTGACTCACTGCTTTGGTTTGCTGACATAGTTTCTTCGTACAAGGGTGAAAGTGAGAATGAGACACGAATGGGCAAGGAGAGTGCCCGTGATGAAGAGTCCATTCCTGATGGCATCGATTACTTTGAGTACATGACATTGAACTTAACAGAAACCAAGGTAGAGGATATCTGTTATGAGCATCAGAATTTGGATAacccagaagaagaagaagacccaTTACCAAGACGACCTCGAAAAGGTCAGTCAAGAAGAGGGAGGCAGAGGAAGGATTTCCAAAGAGATATACTTCCCAGTATCGCTTCTTTATCGAGGAATGAGGTGACTGAGGATCTTCAAATAATTGAAGGGATAATTAGAGCTACCGGTGGTACTTGGCAGTCGAGTTTGACAACTCGAAATGCCGGTAAGAGTGGCAGGGGAAGGGGGAGGAGGAGAGCAAGATGTTCTGCTCCCTCGTCTCCGGTGGCTGTGGTTTGCGAGCCACAGGTTCAGCAATCTAATTGTAGAGAGGCGGAAGGGGAGGAAAGGAGCCTTGTAAGATGGGGAAAGAGGACAAGGCGTCCCCCGAGACTGAGATATTCTCTTAATAATCCTCCTGTTCTTCTAAAATAA
- the LOC107415920 gene encoding uncharacterized protein LOC107415920 isoform X1, whose product MGTEVQSKMYLPGCYSMKDLSNSASYGGWSLHHESKPLKNGQHYDIFLTRPIVDGFDFDGYNKEQLRQTIMKHESIFRHQVRELHRLYKIQRDLMNEIKSKERARQSIPTGMSKSSLFSSGFPSVDDKRSWDFSKLPSASSNYGSSTDFIQSHCNSMVKGKITQSSFGPMQNGVRLKDYEPLDSKSSKFERRLFDLERPAHEYINDDDLQGDSEMSRAAGCQFNKSNVATHATDDNLSNHTCDNSGYSGHPLKSSLYSRRALNFTDLNEPIEVEEVCASASVTSLRNETCLKGEIQRQSTSTNAHIGTWSSETRKDEGLSILHVMNKGSQKEWSSYTSETEQIRSKRSYFDGSFHLEDYQEPLESSRSKAKASDLVMSFPAVQNTTEKQMKRTIFGVEISETNNDSSTMAPKRHVLQNTLVPQSEAANSDSSTISSWTRPPVSMNQTSISVQGQADFSTSSSISLMQIPQVIGDRSLVTTNSGSIPNLKAEVSYQDSDRVATQSRTNQLQACHSSISFGFPNGITDHNSSSEQIGTGPRGYFWGLGCMTDPKSMKTCKENVVSVNEQRNQKSPYGALSWLRAVTPCDGKSCKDEAEGTQQIKINSLQNYSQHFISQTDTRRAPSQSSIIGSASTALGHDTESRRVEKNDCSSMTMILGFPIFDSPTKPGCVDSVIANGNHVKIASVKSDLACDQVSSRSTEQLKVEGLDVAKELVNDRSNLRNQIDLNISTAEEEGQPTPTSPIAKNKTQIDLEAAVETEIATSPGRDSLEKKCNEPLDLTVLEFGQPSEGLMVVAAEALVAISSSRRHDLQDNASHDLQENGSCHQSEASPSDSLLWFADIVSSYKGESENETRMGKESARDEESIPDGIDYFEYMTLNLTETKVEDICYEHQNLDNPEEEEDPLPRRPRKGQSRRGRQRKDFQRDILPSIASLSRNEVTEDLQIIEGIIRATGGTWQSSLTTRNAGKSGRGRGRRRARCSAPSSPVAVVCEPQVQQSNCREAEGEERSLVRWGKRTRRPPRLRYSLNNPPVLLK is encoded by the exons ATGGGAACTGAAGTTCAGTCAAAGATGTATCTACCAGGATGTTACTCCATGAAGGATTTAAGTAACAGTGCCAGCTATGGTGGCTGGTCTTTGCATCATGAAAGCAAACCGTTGAAAAATGGGCAACACTATGACATATTCTTGACAAGACCAATAGTTGatggttttgattttgatggATACAATAAAGAACAACTGAGGCAGACTATAATGAAGCATGAATCCATATTTAGACATCAG GTTCGTGAACTCCACCGTCTTTACAAAATACAGAGGGACTTGATGAATGaaatcaaaagcaaagaaagagcCAGACAATCAATACCCACAGGAATGTCAAAATCAAGTTTGTTTTCATCTGGTTTTCCATCTGTGGATGATAAAAGAAGTTGGGACTTCTCTAAATTACCCTCGGCCAGTTCCAATTATGGTTCAAGCACTGATTTCATTCAATCTCACTGTAATTCCATGGTGAAAGGGAAAATCACACAATCCAGTTTTGGTCCTATGCAAAATGGTGTGAGGTTGAAGGATTATGAACCTTTGGATTCCAAATCCAGTAAGTTTGAAAGAAGATTGTTTGATCTTGAACGTCCAGCGCATGAGTACATCAATGATGATGATTTGCAAGGAGATTCTGAAATGTCAAGAGCTGCCGGATGTCAATTTAACAAGAGTAACGTGGCTACTCATGCTACAGATGACAATCTGTCTAATCATACTTGTGATAACTCTGGTTATAGTGGTCATCCTTTGAAATCGAGTTTGTATTCAAGGAGAGCACTAAACTTCACTGATTTGAATGAACCCATTGAGGTTGAGGAAGTGTGTGCATCAGCTTCTGTTACTAGTCTACGCAATGAGACCTGCTTGAAAGGGGAAATACAAAGGCAATCTACATCTACAAATGCACATATAGGAACATGGTCCTCTGAAACTAGAAAGGATGAAGGACTTAGCATTCTGCATGTAATGAACAAAGGGAGCCAAAAAGAATGGTCATCTTATACTTCTGAAACTG AGCAAATCAGAAGCAAGAGAAGTTATTTTGATGGAAGTTTTCATCTTGAAGATTATCAGGAGCCATTGGAATCATCAAGAAGTAAAGCTAAAGCAAGTGACCTTGTTATGAGTTTCCCTGCTGTTCAGAATACAACAGAGAAACAGATGAAGAGGACAATTTTTGGTGTAGAAATCTCTGAAACAAATAATGATTCATCTACTATGGCTCCAAAAAGACATGTGTTGCAGAATACACTTGTTCCTCAGTCTGAGGCAGCTAACTCTGATTCATCCACAATTTCATCTTGGACGAGACCTCCAGTTAGTATGAACCAGACATCAATTTCAGTTCAAGGGCAAGCTGACTTTAGTACCTCTAGTTCAATATCATTAATGCAGATTCCTCAAGTTATTGGAGACAGGTCGCTTGTAACAACTAATTCAGGatcaattcctaatttaaaagcTGAAGTTTCCTATCAAGATAGTGATCGTGTTGCTACGCAGTCCAGAACCAACCAATTACAGGCTTGTCATTCCTCAATCAGCTTTGGGTTTCCAAATGGCATCACAGACCACAATTCTTCTTCTGAACAAATTGGAACGGGCCCTCGAGGATACTTTTGGGGTCTGGGTTGCATGACAGATCCAAAATCTATGAAGACTTGCAAAGAAAATGTTGTTTCAGTCAATGAGCAAAGGAATCAGAAGAGCCCATATGGGGCATTGTCTTGGCTCAGAGCAGTGACTCCTTGTGATGGAAAATCTTGCAAAGATGAAGCTGAAGGAactcaacaaataaaaataaattctttgcAAAACTATTCTCAACACTTCATCAGTCAAACTGATACAAGGAGGGCTCCCTCACAATCTTCTATCATAGGTTCTGCATCAACAGCACTGGGCCATGATACTGAGAGCAGAAGAGTTGAAAAAAATGACTGCTCAAGCATGACAATGATACTTGGTTTTCCCATATTTGACTCCCCCACAAAACCTGGATGTGTGGATTCTGTCATAGCTAATGGTAACCATGTTAAAATTGCATCGGTTAAAAGTGATTTGGCTTGTGATCAAGTGTCATCCAGATCTACCGAGCAACTAAAAGTTGAAGGCTTGGATGTGGCAAAGGAATTGGTCAACGACAGAAGTAATTTAAGAAATCAGATTGACTTAAATATAAGTACAGCTGAAGAAGAGGGTCAACCAACACCCACTTCTCCAATTGCGAAGAATAAAACTCAGATAGATTTGGAGGCAGCAGTTGAAACAGAAATAGCCACTTCTCCTGGGAGAGACTCTTTGGAAAAGAAATGCAACGAACCTTTAGACTTGACGGTGCTTGAATTCGGGCAGCCTAGTGAAGGGCTCATGGTGGTTGCAGCTGAGGCTCTAGTTGCCATTTCATCTTCTCGTAGGCATGATTTGCAAGATAATGCTTCACATGATCTTCAAGAAAATGGAAGTTGTCACCAATCAGAGGCTTCACCAAGTGACTCACTGCTTTGGTTTGCTGACATAGTTTCTTCGTACAAGGGTGAAAGTGAGAATGAGACACGAATGGGCAAGGAGAGTGCCCGTGATGAAGAGTCCATTCCTGATGGCATCGATTACTTTGAGTACATGACATTGAACTTAACAGAAACCAAGGTAGAGGATATCTGTTATGAGCATCAGAATTTGGATAacccagaagaagaagaagacccaTTACCAAGACGACCTCGAAAAGGTCAGTCAAGAAGAGGGAGGCAGAGGAAGGATTTCCAAAGAGATATACTTCCCAGTATCGCTTCTTTATCGAGGAATGAGGTGACTGAGGATCTTCAAATAATTGAAGGGATAATTAGAGCTACCGGTGGTACTTGGCAGTCGAGTTTGACAACTCGAAATGCCGGTAAGAGTGGCAGGGGAAGGGGGAGGAGGAGAGCAAGATGTTCTGCTCCCTCGTCTCCGGTGGCTGTGGTTTGCGAGCCACAGGTTCAGCAATCTAATTGTAGAGAGGCGGAAGGGGAGGAAAGGAGCCTTGTAAGATGGGGAAAGAGGACAAGGCGTCCCCCGAGACTGAGATATTCTCTTAATAATCCTCCTGTTCTTCTAAAATAA
- the LOC107415891 gene encoding uncharacterized protein LOC107415891, producing the protein MEACLFTSNSFTKTLEFSPSSIRSRSLNYPKRNLHHFLPRKVSPPSSVTYCLIESSSSSPIDDGNEPLIRADWRSFRAKLVAGQQTFRSDRDPSSQADLDTVVDHPQPITIGDKWAHTIHEPEKGCLLIATEKLDGVHIFERTVILLLSTGPFGPSGVILNRPSLMSIKETRSTALDVAGTFSDRPLFFGGPLEEGLFLVSSKGGNEYDAGVEKSGVLKEVMKGLYYGTKKSVGCAAEMVKRNMIKVEDFRFFDGYCGWEREQLRDEIRAGYWTVAACSPTVIELTSVGAVGLWEEVLGLVRPNKA; encoded by the exons ATGGAAGCTTGTTTATTCACCTCTAATTCCTTCACCAAAACTCTAGAATTTTCACCCTCCTCAATCAGATCAAGAAGTCTGAACTACCCAAAGAGAaatcttcatcattttcttccCAGAAAAGTTTCACCTCCTTCTTCAGTGACAT ATTGTTTGATTGagtcatcttcatcttcaccgATCGATGATGGCAATGAACCTCTGATTCGTGCCGATTGGAGATCATTTAGAGCAAAACTTGTTGCAGGTCAACAAACATTCAGATCTGATCGAGACCCTTCTTCACAGGCTGATCTAGACACCGTGGTGGATCATCCACAACCCATCACAATCGGTGACAAATGGGCCCACACGATTCATGAGCCCGAGAAGGGTTGCCTACTTATCGCCACTGAAAAGCTAGATGGGGTCCACATCTTCGAACGAACGGTCATCCTGCTCTTATCAACTGGGCCGTTTGGTCCATCAGGTGTCATACTGAACCGGCCATCGCTCATGTCAATCAAGGAAACAAGATCAACGGCTCTAGATGTAGCTGGAACGTTCTCTGATAGGCCATTGTTCTTTGGTGGGCCACTAGAGGAGGGACTGTTCTTGGTGAGCTCAAAAGGAGGGAATGAGTATGATGCTGGGGTTGAGAAAAGTGGGGTTCTGAAGGAGGTAATGAAGGGATTGTATTATGGGACTAAGAAGAGTGTCGGTTGTGCAGCTGAGATGGTGAAGAGGAACATGATTAAGGTTGAGGATTTCAGGTTCTTTGATGGGTATTGTGGGTGGGAGAGAGAGCAACTGAGGGACGAAATAAGAGCTGGGTATTGGACTGTAGCAGCTTGTAGCCCAACTGTAATTGAGCTGACTAGTGTTGGAGCTGTTGGGCTTTGGGAGGAGGTTCTTGGGCTTGTCCGCCCTAATAAGGCCtga